A region from the Halosolutus gelatinilyticus genome encodes:
- the pan2 gene encoding proteasome-activating nucleotidase Pan2, with protein MSRSPSIPDRPHRDIDPDLPDDERLEALRGHYEDLVEINEQLSDQLDDATERRNRLRERVDRVERENETLKSSSLYLATVEDVMDDDEVIVKQHGNNQEVLTDVSPRIVERVDPGDRVAVNDSFAIQSVLSTETDARAQSMEITERPDVSYEDIGGIDDQVREVREAVEQPLSEPEMFEEVGIDPPSGVLLYGPPGTGKTMLAKAVANQTDATFIKMAGSELVRKFIGEGSRLVRDLFEMARGREPAIIFIDEIDAIATTRTESKTSGDAEVQRTMMQLLSEMDGFEARGEIRIIAATNRFDMLDRAILRPGRFDRLIEVPEPDRDGREQILQIHTRNMSVDDDVDFDSLADETEGYSGADIESLATEAGMFAIRNDRDEVTHHDFVDAVEKLEDDDSSDVVSSAGYFYQ; from the coding sequence ATGTCTCGAAGCCCGTCTATCCCCGATCGACCACACCGTGATATCGATCCCGATCTTCCGGACGACGAGCGGCTCGAGGCGCTCCGGGGCCACTACGAGGATCTCGTCGAGATCAACGAGCAGCTGTCCGACCAACTCGACGACGCCACCGAACGCCGAAATCGCCTCCGCGAGCGAGTCGACCGCGTCGAACGCGAAAACGAGACGCTCAAAAGCTCGTCGCTGTACCTCGCGACCGTCGAGGACGTGATGGACGATGACGAGGTCATCGTCAAACAGCACGGCAACAACCAGGAAGTGCTCACCGACGTCTCCCCGCGCATCGTCGAGCGCGTCGACCCCGGCGATCGCGTCGCGGTCAACGATTCGTTCGCGATCCAGTCAGTGCTCTCCACCGAGACCGACGCGCGCGCACAGTCGATGGAGATCACCGAACGGCCCGACGTGAGCTACGAGGACATCGGCGGCATCGACGACCAGGTCCGCGAGGTGCGGGAAGCCGTCGAACAGCCGCTGTCCGAGCCGGAGATGTTCGAGGAGGTCGGCATCGACCCGCCGAGCGGCGTCCTGCTGTACGGCCCGCCGGGGACGGGCAAGACGATGCTCGCGAAGGCCGTCGCCAACCAGACCGACGCCACCTTCATCAAGATGGCCGGCTCCGAACTCGTCCGGAAGTTCATCGGCGAGGGCTCGCGCCTCGTCCGCGATCTCTTCGAGATGGCCCGCGGGCGCGAACCCGCCATCATCTTTATCGACGAGATCGACGCGATCGCGACCACCCGCACCGAATCCAAAACGTCGGGCGACGCAGAGGTTCAGCGGACGATGATGCAACTGCTCTCCGAGATGGACGGCTTCGAGGCCCGGGGCGAGATCCGCATCATCGCCGCGACCAACCGCTTCGACATGCTCGATCGCGCCATCCTCCGACCGGGCCGCTTCGATCGCCTCATCGAGGTGCCCGAACCCGACCGCGACGGCCGCGAGCAGATCCTTCAGATCCACACTCGAAACATGAGCGTCGACGACGACGTCGACTTCGACTCCCTCGCCGACGAAACCGAGGGCTACTCGGGCGCCGACATCGAGAGCCTCGCGACCGAGGCCGGCATGTTCGCCATCCGGAACGATCGAGACGAGGTCACCCACCACGACTTCGTCGATGCAGTGGAGAAACTCGAGGACGACGATTCGAGCGACGTGGTCTCCTCGGCGGGCTACTTCTATCAGTAA
- a CDS encoding DUF5811 family protein has product MNGNTPYAGLPGETGAGQRATADIPNISSAQKRVLNRDVSRIAARTREFLPDEYVVDADVSRGISGPEVTVAVRPPIGHPVSAGFTPELEDAPEEVISADERDEVARGLAASAAFQVKQAINDNVTPTGK; this is encoded by the coding sequence ATGAACGGAAATACGCCGTACGCAGGGTTGCCGGGAGAGACGGGCGCTGGGCAGCGTGCCACGGCGGACATTCCGAATATCTCGAGCGCCCAGAAACGGGTGCTCAACCGCGACGTCTCGCGGATCGCCGCCCGCACCCGCGAGTTTCTCCCGGACGAGTACGTCGTCGACGCGGACGTCTCCCGCGGCATCTCAGGCCCCGAGGTCACCGTCGCCGTCCGTCCGCCGATCGGCCACCCCGTCAGCGCCGGGTTTACGCCCGAACTCGAAGACGCGCCGGAGGAGGTCATCTCCGCGGACGAGCGAGACGAAGTCGCCCGCGGACTGGCCGCGAGCGCCGCGTTTCAGGTGAAACAGGCGATCAACGACAACGTGACGCCGACCGGAAAGTAG
- a CDS encoding pyruvoyl-dependent arginine decarboxylase, whose amino-acid sequence MSTIRVVWGSASAPTAMASYDAALAEAGVENYNLVSVSSVIPADVNVEAVGTAPDLGPAGERLTVVEARATTAEPGRVSAALAWSQSIDGGPGLFYETSGEVDGTDVERRVREGLDAGQDLRDWRFDEPNVVAESAQAESGTHTTALVLAVYGESEPLL is encoded by the coding sequence ATGAGCACGATTCGAGTCGTCTGGGGGTCCGCGTCAGCGCCCACGGCGATGGCCTCCTACGACGCGGCCCTCGCCGAAGCCGGCGTCGAGAACTACAACCTCGTCTCCGTCTCTTCCGTGATCCCCGCCGACGTGAACGTCGAAGCCGTTGGCACCGCGCCCGACCTCGGGCCCGCCGGCGAGCGCCTGACGGTCGTCGAGGCCCGCGCCACGACCGCCGAACCCGGCCGCGTCAGCGCGGCGCTGGCCTGGTCGCAGTCGATCGACGGCGGTCCCGGACTGTTCTACGAGACGTCCGGCGAGGTGGACGGCACGGACGTCGAACGCCGCGTTCGCGAGGGACTGGACGCGGGACAGGACCTCAGGGACTGGCGGTTCGACGAGCCGAACGTCGTCGCCGAGAGCGCGCAAGCCGAGTCCGGGACGCACACGACGGCGCTCGTCCTCGCGGTGTACGGCGAGAGCGAACCGCTGCTCTAG
- a CDS encoding DUF6276 family protein, with the protein MACSECGADSPIVTAVPDEYREYAPDRADRVAICPRCLTVDRARGGGRDLDAPDEPDFSRISDAFPTRTGQAIPLALAIHLCSSLATNRTAIESLLEAVEREGVDPLLAIDRLRADPTVDPAMDLDRRQHQLEQLLY; encoded by the coding sequence ATGGCCTGTTCCGAGTGCGGCGCCGACTCACCGATCGTAACTGCTGTCCCCGACGAGTACCGCGAGTATGCGCCAGACCGCGCCGATAGGGTCGCGATTTGTCCGCGCTGTCTCACCGTCGATCGCGCCAGGGGCGGCGGACGCGACCTCGACGCCCCCGACGAACCCGACTTTTCGCGCATCAGCGACGCCTTCCCAACTCGGACGGGGCAGGCGATTCCGCTCGCGCTCGCGATCCACCTGTGTTCGTCGCTCGCCACGAACCGGACCGCGATCGAGTCGCTGCTCGAGGCAGTCGAACGCGAGGGCGTCGATCCGCTGCTGGCGATCGATCGCCTCCGTGCGGATCCAACCGTCGATCCGGCGATGGACCTCGATCGGCGCCAGCACCAGCTCGAACAACTGCTGTACTGA
- the pepF gene encoding oligoendopeptidase F translates to MSSVPERSEIDDEYTWDLESIYASDDDWEEAYETAADRIDDLAAFEGQTTDDAETLRSVLELRDELMREVSTVVAYARMRSDEDTTDQHYQALSARAQSLAADAHSAASFIEPELQELTREQFEAMLEADPSLETYDHYVDDVLRMKPHTRSAEVEALLADLSEVTGATGEVYNMLSNADMAFPTVEDPSGEAVEITQSNFVNLLKRPDRDFRERVYEGYFDEWESVRNTVAASYKNSVKADVKMARARNYDTAREAALDGPNVPVEVYDTLVETVHDNLDKLHRHAELKRDALGVEELRMWDVYMPLTGDEGPEVEYDRVTEYVVDSLAPLGEEYQSRVAEGLDSQWVDVYENEGKQSGAYSGGTYDTQPFILMNYQDDISSMYTLAHELGHSMHSELSREEQPYVYSGYEIFVAEVASTVNEALLTNHLLETVDDPEFKKHVLNEFLERVRSTLYRQTLFAEFEHEAHRLDENGEPLTADRLDDLYRGLKEDYYESAAVDDRIAREWMRIPHFYRAFYVYQYATGISAALAIVDRIGDEGEKAAEDYLEFLRRGSREYPLELLRIAGVDVSTSEPIDRALATYGDRLEEMASLTD, encoded by the coding sequence ATGAGTTCCGTTCCCGAACGCTCCGAGATCGACGACGAATACACGTGGGATCTCGAGAGCATCTACGCGAGCGACGACGACTGGGAGGAGGCCTACGAGACCGCCGCCGATCGGATCGACGATCTCGCAGCCTTCGAGGGGCAGACGACGGACGACGCCGAGACCCTCCGCTCGGTGCTCGAGTTGCGCGACGAACTCATGCGCGAGGTGTCGACGGTCGTGGCCTACGCCCGGATGCGCAGCGACGAGGATACGACGGATCAGCACTATCAGGCGCTGAGCGCGCGGGCGCAGTCGCTCGCCGCCGACGCCCACTCCGCGGCCTCGTTCATCGAACCGGAGCTCCAGGAGCTGACTCGCGAGCAGTTCGAGGCGATGCTCGAGGCGGATCCTTCCCTCGAAACGTACGACCACTACGTCGACGACGTCCTGCGGATGAAACCCCACACCCGATCGGCCGAGGTCGAGGCGCTGCTCGCCGACCTGAGCGAGGTGACGGGCGCGACGGGCGAGGTGTACAACATGCTCTCCAACGCCGACATGGCGTTCCCGACGGTGGAGGATCCCTCCGGCGAGGCCGTCGAGATCACCCAGAGTAACTTCGTCAACCTGCTCAAACGGCCCGATCGCGACTTCCGGGAGCGAGTCTACGAGGGGTACTTCGACGAGTGGGAGTCAGTCCGGAACACGGTCGCCGCGTCCTACAAGAACAGCGTCAAGGCCGACGTGAAGATGGCCCGAGCGCGCAACTACGATACTGCGCGAGAAGCCGCGCTCGACGGCCCCAACGTTCCCGTCGAGGTGTACGATACCCTCGTCGAGACGGTTCACGACAACCTCGACAAGCTTCACCGCCACGCCGAACTCAAACGGGACGCGCTCGGCGTCGAGGAGCTTCGAATGTGGGACGTGTACATGCCGCTGACCGGTGACGAGGGACCCGAAGTCGAGTACGATCGGGTGACCGAGTACGTCGTCGACTCGCTGGCCCCGCTGGGGGAGGAGTACCAGTCCCGTGTGGCTGAGGGACTCGACTCCCAGTGGGTCGACGTCTACGAGAACGAGGGGAAACAGTCCGGCGCTTACTCCGGCGGCACGTACGACACCCAACCGTTCATCCTGATGAACTATCAGGACGACATCTCCTCGATGTACACGCTGGCCCACGAACTCGGTCACTCGATGCACTCCGAGTTGTCGAGGGAGGAACAGCCCTACGTCTACTCGGGCTACGAGATCTTCGTCGCCGAGGTCGCCAGCACGGTCAACGAGGCGCTGCTGACGAACCACCTCCTCGAGACGGTCGACGATCCGGAGTTCAAGAAACACGTCTTAAACGAGTTCCTCGAACGCGTCCGCTCGACGCTCTACCGCCAGACGCTGTTCGCCGAGTTCGAGCACGAGGCTCACCGTCTCGACGAGAACGGCGAACCGCTGACTGCCGATCGGCTCGACGACCTCTACCGCGGTCTCAAGGAGGACTACTACGAATCCGCCGCCGTCGACGATCGGATCGCCCGCGAGTGGATGCGCATCCCCCACTTCTACCGGGCGTTCTACGTCTATCAGTACGCCACCGGCATCTCGGCCGCGCTCGCGATCGTCGATCGCATCGGCGACGAGGGCGAGAAAGCCGCCGAGGACTACCTCGAGTTCCTCCGGCGCGGCTCCAGGGAGTACCCGCTCGAACTCCTCCGGATCGCCGGCGTCGACGTCAGTACGTCCGAGCCGATCGACCGGGCGCTTGCGACCTACGGCGACCGACTGGAGGAGATGGCGTCCCTGACCGACTGA